The following proteins come from a genomic window of Achromobacter deleyi:
- a CDS encoding glutamine amidotransferase has product MPHKPLAILQMGRPPEDLRATHGEQADWVAAALEGVEVPLAVLHPAATDTLPDPASLRGAVLTGSWSMVTDREPWSERTAQWLRDAMAAQLPLLGICYGHQLMAHAFGGVVDYHPRGREIGLHTVQRLPAAAADPLLAGLPDRFLAHLTHEQSVLQPPATATVLAGTAHDPHQVLRYGPRALSVQFHPEFTAGLMDACLARRQDVFAAEGHDIAALRAALAPTPHAQSILRGFAAAC; this is encoded by the coding sequence ATGCCGCACAAACCGCTCGCCATCCTGCAAATGGGCCGCCCGCCCGAAGATCTGCGCGCCACTCACGGGGAGCAGGCCGACTGGGTCGCCGCCGCCCTGGAGGGCGTCGAGGTTCCGCTGGCCGTGCTCCATCCCGCCGCCACCGACACCCTGCCCGACCCGGCCTCGCTGCGCGGCGCGGTGCTGACCGGCTCCTGGTCCATGGTCACCGACCGCGAGCCGTGGAGCGAACGCACCGCGCAGTGGCTGCGCGACGCCATGGCGGCGCAATTGCCGCTGCTGGGCATCTGCTACGGCCATCAGTTGATGGCGCACGCGTTCGGCGGCGTGGTCGACTATCACCCGCGCGGCCGCGAAATCGGCCTGCATACGGTTCAGCGCCTGCCCGCCGCGGCCGCCGATCCACTGCTGGCGGGCCTGCCCGACCGCTTCCTGGCGCACCTGACGCACGAGCAGAGCGTGCTGCAACCGCCCGCCACCGCGACGGTGCTGGCGGGCACGGCGCACGATCCGCACCAGGTGCTGCGCTACGGCCCGCGCGCGCTGTCGGTGCAGTTCCACCCCGAATTCACCGCCGGCCTGATGGACGCCTGCCTGGCGCGGCGCCAGGACGTGTTCGCGGCGGAGGGGCACGACATCGCCGCCCTGCGCGCTGCGCTGGCCCCCACCCCGCACGCCCAATCGATCCTGCGCGGCTTCGCGGCGGCATGCTGA
- the copD gene encoding copper homeostasis membrane protein CopD yields the protein MTSLLLAFALCRALAAGAVAVLFGAGAMLALGGSPRLGLEAEAALRRVFRLAGSVGLAATLCLLPLQAASIAGDWHAMLDGDMLDTVILQTRYGQVWIVRALATAALLGVVLGLRPGSPGLIAGVAALALAPLALSGHAAMDEGWLGLAHAVNDFLHVLAAAFWLGSLPVFLLWLAAWRRPEWRRDATRALLRFSAWGHVAVAVLLLSGVANAVLILGPGLPDLATGYARLLLVKVALALAMTALALRNRYHWIPRIRSGPVPALRAIRRNTVWELALGALLLAVVGLLGLMSPH from the coding sequence ATGACGTCGTTGTTGCTGGCGTTCGCGCTGTGCCGGGCGCTCGCCGCCGGCGCGGTGGCGGTGTTGTTCGGCGCTGGCGCGATGCTGGCCCTGGGCGGTTCGCCCCGCCTCGGGCTGGAGGCGGAAGCCGCGCTGCGGCGCGTTTTCCGCCTGGCGGGGAGCGTCGGGCTCGCCGCCACGCTGTGCCTGTTGCCGCTGCAGGCCGCCAGCATCGCCGGCGACTGGCACGCGATGCTCGATGGCGACATGCTCGATACGGTGATCCTGCAGACCCGTTACGGCCAGGTCTGGATCGTGCGGGCGCTGGCCACGGCGGCGCTGCTGGGCGTGGTGCTCGGCCTGCGGCCCGGCAGCCCCGGCCTGATCGCCGGGGTCGCCGCGCTGGCGCTGGCGCCGCTGGCCTTGAGCGGCCATGCGGCGATGGACGAGGGCTGGCTGGGGCTGGCGCACGCGGTGAATGACTTCCTGCACGTGCTGGCGGCGGCGTTCTGGCTGGGCTCGCTGCCGGTATTCCTGCTGTGGCTGGCGGCATGGCGGCGGCCGGAATGGCGCCGGGACGCCACGCGCGCGCTGCTGCGGTTTTCGGCCTGGGGGCATGTGGCCGTGGCCGTGCTGCTGTTGAGCGGGGTGGCCAACGCGGTCCTGATTCTCGGTCCGGGGCTGCCCGACCTGGCCACCGGCTATGCGCGGCTGCTGTTGGTCAAGGTGGCGCTGGCGCTGGCCATGACGGCCCTGGCGCTGCGCAATCGTTATCACTGGATCCCGCGCATCCGCTCAGGGCCCGTGCCGGCGCTGCGCGCGATCCGGCGCAACACGGTGTGGGAACTGGCGCTGGGCGCGTTGCTGCTGGCGGTGGTGGGCCTGCTGGGGCTGATGTCGCCGCACTAG
- a CDS encoding ProQ/FinO family protein, which yields MGLEQLAAIRELLLKQAPEEAASKKKPARPAANEAGSRKPSARGSDDAGAARKKPARSPAGERREAPAVDPVLIAISRLQRQFPKAFPKKPAPKVPLKLGVLEDLVQHAKPLQLSADEIKQAVKTWCDGRRYWDCMVEAAARVDLNGEPAGAVTANEAQHAKRMASRRHAKAGGGRGGKGNANKGKPAAEGAKQPAQAEAAAPAAADTSVDASVDTSVQTSVDTSVDTPTQAPSDTQTSD from the coding sequence ATGGGTCTAGAACAGCTCGCCGCAATCCGAGAACTGCTGTTGAAGCAGGCTCCCGAAGAGGCGGCTTCCAAAAAGAAACCCGCCCGTCCGGCCGCCAACGAAGCGGGGTCGCGCAAGCCGTCCGCGCGTGGGTCCGACGATGCGGGCGCCGCCCGGAAGAAACCTGCGCGTTCGCCGGCCGGCGAGCGACGCGAGGCGCCGGCGGTCGACCCGGTGCTGATCGCCATTTCGCGGCTGCAACGGCAATTCCCCAAGGCCTTTCCCAAGAAGCCGGCGCCCAAGGTGCCGCTCAAGCTGGGCGTGCTCGAGGACCTGGTGCAACACGCCAAGCCCCTGCAGCTCAGCGCCGACGAGATCAAGCAGGCCGTCAAGACCTGGTGTGATGGCCGTCGCTATTGGGACTGCATGGTCGAGGCCGCCGCGCGCGTGGACCTGAACGGCGAACCCGCCGGCGCCGTCACCGCCAACGAGGCGCAGCACGCCAAGCGCATGGCCTCGCGCCGCCACGCCAAGGCGGGCGGTGGCCGTGGCGGCAAGGGCAATGCGAACAAGGGCAAGCCGGCCGCGGAAGGCGCCAAGCAGCCGGCGCAGGCCGAGGCCGCCGCGCCCGCCGCCGCCGACACGTCCGTGGACGCGTCGGTCGATACCTCGGTGCAAACGTCTGTCGATACCTCGGTGGACACGCCGACCCAGGCGCCGTCGGATACGCAGACCAGCGACTGA
- a CDS encoding Bug family tripartite tricarboxylate transporter substrate binding protein encodes MDSNRRHLLAGAAALGLARLTPAWAQADAWPTRPVRIVVPYPPGGSSDIIARVIAPRLAEALKQTVVVENKPGANGNLGAGIVVQSAQEGHTVLLCDVGALAISPSVYTKLSFDPSRDLRAVGMLAYSPHVLAVHPDVPAKTVPELVALSKKQRLNFAVTAIGSAPHLAAVAVQQATGAQWEYVPYKGGSQAVTDTIGGQTQVIMNGLLATLPHIKGGKLRAIAISKKERMQLVADIPTISEQGVAGFESGTWQGVMAPVTTTDKTASLLATLMGQIVNQPDVKSQLNEQGAEIVVRDPAQLAQFFNSERARWAKVVQSADIRLD; translated from the coding sequence ATGGATTCAAACAGAAGGCACCTGCTGGCGGGCGCGGCCGCGCTGGGACTGGCGCGCCTGACGCCGGCCTGGGCCCAGGCGGACGCATGGCCGACGCGGCCGGTGCGCATCGTGGTGCCGTACCCGCCCGGCGGTTCGTCGGACATCATCGCGCGCGTGATCGCGCCGCGCCTGGCCGAGGCGCTCAAGCAGACGGTGGTGGTCGAGAACAAGCCCGGCGCCAACGGCAACCTGGGCGCCGGCATCGTGGTGCAGTCGGCGCAGGAGGGCCATACGGTGCTGCTGTGCGACGTCGGCGCGCTGGCGATCAGCCCGTCGGTCTACACCAAGCTCAGCTTCGATCCGTCCAGGGACCTGCGCGCGGTCGGCATGCTGGCCTATTCGCCGCACGTGCTGGCGGTGCATCCGGATGTGCCGGCCAAAACCGTGCCGGAACTGGTGGCGCTGTCGAAGAAGCAGCGCCTGAATTTCGCCGTCACCGCCATCGGCAGCGCGCCGCACCTGGCGGCCGTGGCGGTGCAGCAGGCCACCGGCGCGCAATGGGAGTACGTGCCCTACAAGGGCGGTTCGCAGGCGGTGACCGACACCATCGGCGGCCAGACCCAGGTCATCATGAACGGCCTGTTGGCGACGCTGCCGCACATCAAGGGCGGCAAGCTGCGCGCGATCGCGATCTCGAAGAAGGAACGCATGCAGCTGGTGGCCGACATCCCCACGATTTCGGAGCAGGGCGTGGCGGGCTTCGAGTCCGGCACCTGGCAGGGCGTGATGGCGCCCGTCACCACCACCGACAAGACCGCCAGCCTGCTGGCCACGCTGATGGGCCAGATCGTCAACCAGCCCGATGTGAAATCGCAGCTGAACGAGCAGGGCGCCGAGATCGTGGTGCGCGATCCGGCGCAACTGGCGCAGTTCTTCAACAGCGAGCGGGCGCGCTGGGCCAAGGTGGTGCAGAGCGCCGATATCCGGCTGGACTGA
- the copC gene encoding copper homeostasis periplasmic binding protein CopC, whose product MFKPVLIAATLILAPQWAWAHAHLQRATPADKAEVATPSSVSASFSEGLEPAFSSLTVLDAAGKPAVTAKAAPAPGDDKTLVLPVAKPLPAGAYTVKWQALSKDGHKTDGAWTFTVKP is encoded by the coding sequence ATGTTCAAACCCGTTCTGATCGCCGCCACGCTGATCCTGGCCCCGCAATGGGCCTGGGCCCATGCCCACCTGCAACGCGCCACGCCGGCCGACAAGGCCGAAGTGGCCACGCCGTCCTCGGTGAGCGCCAGCTTTTCCGAAGGGCTGGAGCCCGCGTTCTCTTCGCTGACCGTGCTGGACGCCGCCGGCAAGCCCGCCGTCACGGCCAAGGCGGCGCCGGCGCCCGGCGACGACAAGACGCTGGTGCTGCCCGTGGCCAAGCCCCTGCCGGCCGGCGCCTACACGGTCAAATGGCAGGCGCTGTCCAAGGACGGCCACAAGACCGACGGCGCGTGGACCTTCACGGTCAAGCCTTGA